The following coding sequences are from one Oncorhynchus nerka isolate Pitt River linkage group LG6, Oner_Uvic_2.0, whole genome shotgun sequence window:
- the LOC115130782 gene encoding nucleoside diphosphate-linked moiety X motif 6, which translates to MQSDKMYSNKVFKTKTFKEQYKHIKSPFVTFFFQAFTAVREVFEETGVRSEFKSLLSIRQQHNLPGAFGMSDMYIISTLTYDINFCTQECLRCEWLELTKTSSTTPITSRLARLLLHGLNQGFDKIDLAMEELPAVYSGRFYQLYHRVLPPGPA; encoded by the coding sequence ATGCAGTCAGATAAGATGTACAGTAATAAGGTTTTCAAAACAAAGACATTTAAAGAACAGTACAAACATATAAAATCTCCTTTTGTTACTTTCTTTTTCCAAGCCTTCACTGCGGTCCGTGAGGTCTTTGAGGAGACGGGAGTCCGCTCAGAGTTCAAGTCCCTCCTGAGCATCCGGCAGCAGCACAACCTCCCAGGTGCTTTTGGTATGTCCGACATGTACATCATCAGCACCCTCACATACGACATCAACTTCTGCACCCAGGAGTGCCTGCGCTGTGAGTGGCTGGAGCTAACCAAGACTAGCTCCACTACTCCTATCACTAGCCGCCTAGCCAGGCTTCTGCTTCACGGCCTGAACCAGGGCTTCGACAAGATTGACCTGGCTATGGAGGAGCTGCCAGCTGTCTACTCAGGGAGGTTCTACCAGCTGTACCACAGGGTGCTGCCTCCAGGACCTGCCTAG
- the LOC115130781 gene encoding fibroblast growth factor 2-like — MATGEITTLPATPEDGGSGGFLPGNFKEPKRLYCKNGGYFLRINSNGSVDGIRDKNDPHNKLQLQATSVGEVVIKGVSANRYLAMNADGRLFGARRTTDECYFMERLESNNYNTYRSRKYPEMYVALKRTGQYKSGSKTGPGQKAILFLPMSARR, encoded by the exons atggcCACAGGAGAAATCACCACTCTACCCGCCACACCTGAAGATGGAGGCAGTGGCGGCTTCCTTCCAGGAAACTTTAAGGAGCCCAAGAGGTTGTACTGTAAAAACGGAGGCTACTTCTTGAGGATAAACTCTAACGGAAGCGTGGACGGGATCAGAGATAAGAACGACCCCCACA ATAAGCTTCAACTCCAGGCGACCTCAGTGGGGGAAGTAGTAATCAAAGGGGTCTCAGCCAACCGCTATCTGGCCATGAATGCAGATGGAAGACTGTTTGGAGCG agaCGGACAACAGATGAATGCTACTtcatggagaggctggagagtaACAACTACAACACCTACCGCTCTCGAAAGTACCCTGAAATGTATGTGGCACTGAAAAGGACTGGCCAGTACAAGTCAGGATCCAAAACTGGACCCGGCCAAAAAGccattctctttctccccatgtCAGCCAGACGCTGA